A genomic segment from Arcobacter acticola encodes:
- a CDS encoding DMT family transporter, translating into MSNNAKGLALTSLGVLIMSLESLFIKFTSISSFLFSFYMGIFMFISMASTLLFKEKNFVKNAIKSSYVVLIVCAILMAVSNILFISAVKTTTVANVVIIFSTAALFSALFAYLFYKEKITKNIIIASFFMFVGLYIIFNDQLDIGSSEGNIYALLCTALFSIFFVLLSRYKEMDRVVLTALSGVALSVIAFFFCDDLAIDFKTLLIIMAMGLIISPFSRVLIGNGAIYISASEVSLLMIIETIMAPIWVWLFLNEIPSSYTFIGGSIIILTLIVNSLYTLKKDISYK; encoded by the coding sequence TTGTCAAATAATGCTAAAGGTTTAGCTCTTACCTCATTGGGTGTTTTAATAATGAGTTTAGAATCTCTATTTATTAAATTTACTTCAATTTCATCATTTCTTTTCTCTTTTTATATGGGGATTTTTATGTTTATTTCAATGGCTTCAACACTTTTATTTAAAGAGAAGAATTTTGTTAAAAATGCAATAAAAAGCTCTTATGTTGTTTTGATAGTTTGTGCTATTTTAATGGCAGTTTCAAATATACTTTTTATAAGTGCCGTAAAAACAACAACAGTAGCAAATGTGGTGATTATCTTTAGTACAGCAGCACTTTTTTCAGCACTTTTTGCCTATTTATTTTACAAAGAGAAAATCACAAAAAATATCATTATTGCTTCATTTTTTATGTTTGTAGGTTTATATATAATTTTTAATGACCAATTAGATATTGGAAGTAGTGAAGGAAATATATACGCACTTTTATGTACGGCTTTATTTTCAATATTTTTTGTTTTATTATCTAGATATAAAGAAATGGATAGAGTAGTACTAACTGCTTTAAGTGGAGTAGCATTAAGTGTGATTGCTTTCTTCTTTTGTGATGATTTGGCTATTGATTTTAAAACTTTACTTATAATAATGGCAATGGGATTGATTATAAGCCCATTTTCAAGAGTTTTAATAGGAAATGGAGCAATTTATATAAGTGCTAGTGAAGTTAGTCTATTAATGATAATTGAAACAATAATGGCACCTATTTGGGTTTGGCTTTTTTTAAATGAGATACCTAGTTCTTATACATTTATTGGTGGAAGTATAATAATATTAACTTTAATAGTTAATTCATTATATACTTTGAAAAAAGATATATCTTATAAATAA
- a CDS encoding branched-chain amino acid transaminase, with product MTESKYIWMDGEFVAWHDAKVHVLSHTLHYGNGAIEGTKAYKTVDGRCAIFKLNEHTKRLLNSSKMTLMNVPFTVEELNKAQIELLQKNELFEGAYIRPLVYLGYGVMGLYHKDAPVKVSVSAWEWGAYLGEEGLKKGVRVKISSMTRTPNTSGMGKAKAVANYLNSQMAKYEAVEAGYDEALLRDDQGYIAEASGACFFIVRDGVLISPPNDNSLESITQATVIDLAADLGIPVVRRRISREEIYIADEAFFTGTAAEITPIRDVDARIIGCGSRGPITEKIQSAYFDVVAGKNEKYVKYLTYVN from the coding sequence ATGACTGAGTCAAAATATATATGGATGGATGGAGAATTTGTAGCTTGGCATGATGCTAAAGTGCATGTTTTAAGTCATACTCTACATTATGGAAACGGTGCTATCGAGGGTACTAAGGCTTATAAAACAGTAGATGGTAGATGTGCTATTTTTAAACTTAATGAACATACTAAAAGATTATTAAACTCTTCAAAAATGACACTTATGAATGTACCTTTTACAGTTGAAGAATTAAATAAAGCACAAATTGAATTATTACAAAAGAATGAATTATTTGAAGGTGCTTATATTAGACCATTAGTTTATTTAGGTTACGGTGTTATGGGATTATATCACAAAGATGCACCTGTAAAAGTTTCTGTTTCTGCTTGGGAATGGGGAGCTTATTTAGGAGAAGAAGGTCTTAAAAAAGGTGTTAGAGTAAAAATTTCATCAATGACAAGAACTCCAAATACTTCAGGTATGGGGAAAGCCAAAGCAGTTGCAAACTACTTAAATTCTCAAATGGCTAAATACGAAGCTGTTGAAGCTGGATATGATGAAGCATTATTAAGAGATGACCAAGGTTATATTGCAGAAGCTAGTGGTGCTTGTTTCTTTATTGTAAGAGATGGTGTATTAATTTCACCACCAAATGATAACTCTTTAGAATCAATTACACAAGCAACTGTTATTGATTTGGCGGCTGATTTAGGAATTCCTGTTGTTAGAAGAAGAATTTCAAGAGAAGAAATTTATATTGCGGATGAAGCATTCTTCACAGGAACAGCTGCTGAAATTACTCCAATTAGAGATGTTGATGCAAGAATTATTGGATGTGGTTCAAGAGGACCAATAACAGAAAAAATTCAATCAGCTTATTTCGATGTAGTAGCTGGTAAAAATGAAAAATATGTTAAGTATTTAACATACGTTAACTAA
- the metH gene encoding methionine synthase — protein MLETIKDLIKNRVLVIDGAMGTQLQLADIKKEEWIYEGADLEGCNELLNLTAPHILETIHDAYAAAGADLISTNTFGSMPWVLDEYDIGHTSYELSKLGAELVKKSCVKYSTPDKPRYVLGSIGPGTKLPSLNHIKYDEMYEGYKVMASGLADGGCDIFLLETCQDPLQIKAALHALNDTAPQIPIMVSVTIELSGTMLIGTDALTIAAIMAPFNILSLGFNCGTGPKQVHKHVKTLSEVCRFPISVHANAGLPQNRGGKTYYPMQPTEFVELQKEFLNINGVSFLGGCCGTTPEHIEALAKAIEGVTPLKPCGFLKASLASLFGTVPLKQEPAPLLIGERSNATGSKAFRELLKANDYEGTLSVGQQQVRAGAHVIDVSVGFAGRDERFDMDAVTALYSQKVALPLMPDSTQIYALEAALKQIGGRAIINSVNLEDGEEKFDAVCKLAKKFGAALVCLVIDEVGMAKTKEDKIRIAERIFDLCVNRHGFDPHDLVFDMLTFTIGSGDDEYRTAGVETMEAIREFQILHPEVGTTLGLSNISFGLDTKARIYLNSIYLDHCVRAGLTSAIVNVKHIIPLNKISEEDRKACDNLIFNNHENGDPLFAFIEHFSNVEAQEEQTDEEYQNMPPLEKVQKLLLDGDKDRLLPLVDELRHTVNPEIIVNEWLIDGMKIIGELFGSGQMQLPFVLQSAETMKATVDALNPYLPKEEKDSETTLILGTVKGDVHDVGKNLVDIILSNNGFKVVNIGIKAGLDTFIDKLQEHKAHAIGMSGLLVKSTAVMKENLEELQRLGIKVPVLLGGAALTKNFIDEYCRPYYDGPIFYCRDAFDGVVSMQRIEKGDENNTALAADLIKVIDTSDRVEEEAVEIPPYEEIPLPAANTFTFPPLWDRVAKSGAKLDKELIFKWINHRVLFRQRWGYKRGKQDSAKFLQYEKDVVEPTYEALKAELIDKDIFDPIAIYAYYPCISHDNKLYIFDKKYLFNTLEEAKNVPPLEEAIKVLEFPRQKRKPFRCIADFFANDRLDVVAFTLASAGLKISDYERSIYDKGEFTKYYQVHGLGVELAEALAEVLHKQIRLDLDIVPKEGHTLNDVQMKQYVGCRYSPGYAACPDLAMNRDIFDLLKPEEFGIELSETFQMHPEQTTCAIVVTHKEANYYNI, from the coding sequence ATGTTAGAAACAATCAAAGATTTAATAAAAAATAGAGTTTTAGTAATAGATGGAGCTATGGGAACACAGCTTCAACTAGCTGATATAAAAAAAGAAGAGTGGATTTATGAAGGTGCTGATTTAGAAGGGTGTAATGAACTTCTAAATCTTACAGCTCCTCATATCCTTGAAACTATTCATGATGCTTATGCAGCAGCCGGTGCTGATTTAATAAGTACAAATACATTTGGTTCGATGCCATGGGTTTTAGATGAATATGATATTGGTCATACCTCTTATGAACTTTCAAAGTTAGGGGCAGAGCTTGTAAAGAAATCTTGTGTTAAATATAGCACACCAGATAAACCAAGATATGTATTAGGTTCTATTGGACCTGGAACTAAACTTCCATCATTAAATCATATCAAATATGATGAAATGTATGAAGGTTACAAAGTTATGGCTTCTGGACTTGCAGATGGTGGATGTGATATTTTCTTACTTGAAACATGTCAAGACCCACTTCAAATAAAAGCAGCACTTCATGCTTTAAATGACACAGCACCACAAATTCCTATAATGGTATCTGTTACTATTGAGTTAAGTGGTACGATGTTAATTGGAACTGATGCTTTAACAATTGCTGCTATTATGGCTCCATTTAATATTTTATCTTTAGGGTTTAACTGTGGAACTGGACCAAAACAAGTTCATAAACATGTTAAAACTTTAAGTGAAGTTTGTAGATTCCCAATATCAGTTCACGCAAATGCGGGACTTCCTCAAAATAGAGGTGGAAAAACTTATTATCCAATGCAACCAACTGAGTTTGTAGAACTTCAAAAAGAGTTTTTAAATATCAATGGTGTTTCATTTTTAGGTGGTTGTTGTGGAACAACACCTGAACATATTGAAGCATTAGCAAAGGCTATTGAGGGAGTAACACCACTTAAACCTTGTGGATTTTTAAAAGCTTCATTAGCTTCACTTTTTGGAACAGTTCCTTTAAAACAAGAACCAGCTCCACTTTTAATTGGTGAGCGTTCAAATGCAACAGGAAGTAAGGCTTTTAGAGAATTATTAAAAGCAAATGATTATGAGGGAACACTTAGCGTTGGACAACAACAAGTAAGAGCTGGTGCTCACGTAATTGATGTTTCTGTAGGATTCGCAGGTAGGGATGAAAGATTTGATATGGATGCGGTTACCGCTCTTTATTCTCAAAAAGTTGCACTTCCTTTAATGCCAGACTCTACTCAGATTTATGCCCTAGAAGCAGCACTAAAACAAATAGGTGGAAGAGCTATTATAAACTCTGTTAACCTTGAAGATGGTGAAGAAAAATTTGATGCTGTTTGTAAATTGGCTAAAAAATTTGGAGCAGCACTTGTTTGTTTGGTTATTGATGAAGTTGGAATGGCAAAAACAAAAGAAGATAAAATCAGAATAGCTGAAAGAATATTTGACTTATGTGTAAACAGACATGGTTTTGACCCACATGATTTAGTATTTGATATGCTTACATTTACAATTGGATCAGGTGATGATGAGTATAGAACAGCTGGTGTTGAAACAATGGAAGCAATTAGAGAATTCCAGATTTTACATCCAGAAGTTGGAACTACTCTAGGACTTTCAAATATCTCTTTTGGTCTTGATACAAAAGCTAGAATTTATCTTAATTCGATTTATTTAGATCATTGTGTAAGAGCTGGTCTAACATCTGCTATTGTAAATGTTAAACATATTATTCCACTAAATAAAATAAGTGAAGAAGATAGAAAGGCTTGTGATAATTTAATATTTAATAATCATGAAAATGGTGACCCATTATTTGCCTTTATTGAACACTTCTCAAATGTAGAAGCACAAGAAGAACAAACAGATGAAGAGTATCAAAATATGCCTCCTCTTGAAAAAGTACAAAAACTTTTACTTGATGGGGATAAAGATAGACTTCTTCCTTTGGTAGATGAGTTAAGACACACTGTAAACCCTGAAATTATTGTAAATGAATGGTTAATTGATGGTATGAAAATTATTGGTGAATTATTTGGAAGTGGACAGATGCAGTTACCATTTGTACTTCAAAGTGCTGAAACTATGAAAGCAACTGTTGATGCATTAAATCCATACTTACCAAAAGAGGAAAAAGATAGTGAAACAACACTGATTTTAGGAACTGTGAAAGGTGATGTTCATGATGTCGGTAAAAATCTAGTTGATATTATTCTAAGTAATAATGGATTTAAAGTTGTAAATATTGGTATAAAAGCTGGTCTTGATACTTTTATTGACAAACTTCAAGAGCATAAAGCACACGCAATTGGAATGAGTGGATTACTTGTAAAATCAACAGCTGTTATGAAAGAAAACTTAGAAGAACTTCAAAGACTAGGAATCAAAGTTCCTGTACTTTTAGGTGGTGCAGCACTTACTAAAAACTTTATTGATGAGTATTGCCGACCTTATTATGATGGTCCTATTTTTTATTGTAGAGATGCTTTTGATGGTGTTGTTTCTATGCAAAGAATTGAAAAGGGTGATGAAAATAATACAGCCCTTGCAGCTGATTTAATAAAAGTAATTGATACAAGTGACAGAGTTGAAGAAGAAGCAGTAGAAATTCCTCCTTATGAAGAGATTCCACTTCCTGCAGCAAATACATTTACTTTCCCTCCACTTTGGGATAGAGTTGCAAAAAGTGGAGCAAAACTAGATAAAGAACTTATTTTTAAATGGATAAATCATAGGGTTTTATTTAGACAAAGATGGGGATACAAAAGAGGAAAGCAAGATTCAGCTAAATTCTTACAATATGAAAAAGATGTAGTTGAACCAACTTATGAAGCTTTAAAAGCTGAATTAATTGATAAAGATATTTTTGACCCAATTGCTATTTATGCTTATTATCCTTGTATCTCCCATGATAATAAACTTTATATCTTTGATAAAAAATATCTGTTTAATACACTTGAAGAAGCAAAAAATGTACCACCATTAGAAGAAGCTATAAAGGTATTAGAATTCCCTAGACAAAAAAGAAAACCGTTTAGATGTATAGCTGATTTCTTTGCAAATGATAGACTTGATGTAGTTGCCTTTACACTTGCAAGTGCTGGACTTAAAATAAGTGATTATGAAAGAAGTATTTATGATAAGGGTGAATTTACAAAATACTATCAAGTTCACGGTCTTGGAGTTGAGTTAGCTGAAGCTTTAGCTGAGGTTTTACACAAACAAATAAGACTTGATTTAGATATAGTTCCAAAAGAGGGACATACTTTAAATGATGTTCAAATGAAACAATATGTAGGTTGTAGATATTCACCTGGATATGCAGCTTGTCCTGATTTAGCGATGAATAGAGATATTTTTGATTTATTAAAACCAGAAGAGTTTGGAATAGAGTTATCTGAAACATTTCAAATGCATCCTGAACAAACAACTTGCGCTATTGTGGTTACTCACAAAGAAGCAAACTACTATAATATTTAA
- a CDS encoding SAM-dependent methyltransferase, translated as MSQQLFWNNKFSKVDYFYGTKPNEFLASKLELIKHKKTLLCLGEGEGRNAIFFAQNGLEVSAIDASDIGLKKLDRKSKEENLNIKTFCMDLNHWEAKEKYDVIVASYLHMFKDEREELFKKIEDSLSKDAYFIGEFFSTKQLEFNSGGPKDLDLLYTIEDFLNHFNSCEKNITEEIAVLDEGIGHQGEACVIRVVIQKV; from the coding sequence ATGAGCCAACAATTATTTTGGAATAATAAATTTTCTAAGGTTGATTATTTTTATGGTACGAAACCAAATGAATTCTTAGCTTCAAAATTAGAGTTAATAAAACATAAGAAAACACTTCTTTGTTTAGGTGAAGGAGAAGGTCGAAACGCAATATTTTTTGCCCAAAATGGTTTAGAAGTAAGTGCCATTGATGCTTCTGATATAGGTTTGAAAAAACTTGATAGGAAAAGTAAAGAAGAAAATCTTAATATAAAAACTTTTTGTATGGATTTAAATCACTGGGAAGCAAAAGAAAAATATGATGTAATAGTTGCTTCATATTTACATATGTTTAAAGATGAAAGAGAAGAGTTATTCAAAAAAATAGAAGATTCATTAAGTAAAGATGCCTATTTTATTGGAGAGTTCTTCTCAACTAAACAATTAGAGTTTAATAGTGGTGGACCTAAAGACTTAGATTTACTTTATACTATTGAAGATTTTCTTAATCATTTTAATTCATGTGAAAAAAATATCACAGAAGAAATAGCAGTTTTAGATGAAGGAATTGGTCACCAAGGTGAGGCTTGTGTTATTAGAGTTGTTATTCAAAAAGTTTAA
- the ribA gene encoding GTP cyclohydrolase II has translation MNLEISKTANLPTEYGNLKIKSFKEGIKEHLVVFTDTLPTIPTVRIHSECLTGDVFKSKKCDCGEQLDYALKQISKDGGMVIYLRQEGRGIGLLNKVNAYHLQDFGHDTMKANELLGFKQDYRDYKIVDEILQHFNIEKINLMTNNPLKLNALEKTKIERRVPIVMNSCKYNYEYLEVKKEKMGHLL, from the coding sequence ATGAATTTAGAAATATCAAAAACAGCAAATCTTCCAACAGAATATGGAAATTTAAAAATAAAATCATTTAAAGAAGGTATAAAAGAACATCTTGTTGTTTTTACAGATACTTTACCTACAATTCCAACAGTTAGAATTCATTCAGAATGTTTAACAGGAGATGTATTTAAAAGTAAAAAATGCGATTGTGGAGAACAGTTAGATTATGCTTTAAAACAAATTTCAAAAGATGGTGGAATGGTAATATATTTAAGACAAGAAGGAAGAGGTATAGGTCTTTTAAACAAAGTTAATGCCTATCATTTACAAGATTTTGGACATGATACAATGAAAGCAAATGAACTTTTAGGTTTTAAACAAGACTATCGAGATTATAAAATAGTTGATGAAATTTTACAACATTTTAATATTGAGAAAATTAATTTAATGACAAATAATCCTTTAAAATTAAATGCATTAGAAAAAACAAAAATTGAAAGAAGAGTTCCAATTGTAATGAATTCTTGTAAATATAACTATGAATATCTAGAAGTTAAAAAAGAAAAAATGGGACATCTTTTATAA
- a CDS encoding OB-fold protein, which produces MALVKCEECGKEISSNVKVCPHCGYKRKRGIWFYIMIFLIAIIILAVLGSNNDDSKLGTNSSEKSSSSTVKKELYLTEIEANIFHTLIQNQTEALINSGEPIFSNDENIVIPSVVSANTIQLEYEKNEINADNLFKNKLLLVSGKVINIGKNSSNEPYLSLSGGSNPYMTPSAKMKKEYIDWASNLSKGTEVQMICKINHFIMGSVKLHNCIPFDSWFSEQDWGKITLDAYKNNTSKRADEMIEFVKTVASKIDVNNTGCKDATFDNGECIDEIGTIRDLIEEEKRKTSVNTQSTDIKK; this is translated from the coding sequence ATGGCATTGGTAAAATGTGAAGAGTGTGGGAAAGAGATTTCATCAAATGTGAAAGTGTGTCCACATTGTGGATATAAAAGAAAAAGAGGTATTTGGTTTTATATTATGATTTTTTTAATAGCTATTATTATATTAGCTGTTTTAGGAAGTAATAATGATGATTCTAAACTTGGAACAAATTCAAGTGAAAAATCAAGTTCATCAACCGTAAAAAAAGAACTATATCTAACTGAAATAGAAGCAAATATATTTCATACTTTGATACAAAATCAAACAGAAGCTTTAATAAATAGTGGAGAACCAATATTTTCAAATGATGAGAATATTGTAATACCTAGTGTTGTTTCTGCAAATACAATTCAATTAGAATATGAAAAAAATGAAATTAATGCTGATAATTTGTTTAAAAATAAGTTGTTATTGGTTAGTGGAAAAGTTATAAATATTGGTAAAAATTCATCAAATGAACCTTATTTATCTCTATCAGGTGGAAGCAATCCATATATGACTCCAAGTGCTAAAATGAAAAAAGAGTATATCGATTGGGCATCAAATTTATCAAAAGGAACAGAAGTTCAAATGATTTGTAAAATTAATCATTTCATTATGGGTTCTGTTAAACTACATAATTGTATACCTTTTGATAGTTGGTTTTCAGAACAAGATTGGGGTAAAATAACATTAGATGCTTATAAAAATAATACAAGTAAAAGAGCAGATGAAATGATAGAATTTGTGAAAACCGTTGCATCAAAAATAGATGTTAATAATACAGGTTGTAAAGATGCCACTTTTGATAATGGTGAATGTATAGATGAAATTGGTACTATTAGAGATTTAATTGAAGAAGAAAAACGAAAAACATCTGTAAATACCCAATCAACTGATATAAAAAAATAG
- a CDS encoding SPFH domain-containing protein has product MPIDNDYFKNRQQNNGGGNNNNNGGGGNFQPPFETPEFFKNFGKKAGMLYVVIIIIAALFIFKPFVIIESGQVGIKATTGKYDEMPLNPGFHLYIPVFQKVIIVDTKVRLLNYRSVEEMSGFDSGIKVNPAINILDARGLPVSIELTVQYRLTATGAPATIATWGLSWEDKIVNPVVRNVVRNVVGGFNAEDLPTKRNEIATLIEQGIREQIENLEGKPVSIESVQLREIVLPVKIKEQIERVQIANQESERVRYEVLRAKQEAEKRAAQATGEAEAKRIEAQGRADAVTIEAKAQSEANKAIAQSLTPNLLHMQQIEVQGKFNEALRENKDAKIFLTPGGSTPNIWVDTKDKSRDTAINQ; this is encoded by the coding sequence ATGCCAATAGATAACGACTATTTTAAGAACAGACAACAGAACAATGGTGGTGGAAATAACAACAATAATGGTGGAGGAGGAAACTTTCAACCTCCTTTTGAAACACCTGAATTCTTTAAAAACTTTGGGAAAAAAGCAGGTATGTTATATGTAGTAATTATTATTATCGCTGCTTTATTCATATTTAAACCATTTGTGATTATTGAATCAGGTCAAGTTGGAATTAAAGCAACAACAGGTAAATATGATGAAATGCCTTTAAATCCAGGTTTCCATTTATATATTCCAGTATTTCAAAAAGTTATTATAGTTGATACAAAAGTTAGACTATTAAACTATAGAAGTGTTGAGGAGATGAGTGGATTTGATTCAGGAATTAAAGTTAATCCTGCTATTAATATTCTAGATGCTAGAGGATTACCTGTTTCTATTGAACTTACTGTTCAATATAGATTAACAGCAACAGGAGCACCTGCAACTATAGCAACATGGGGACTTTCGTGGGAAGATAAAATCGTAAACCCAGTAGTTAGAAATGTTGTAAGAAATGTTGTTGGAGGATTTAATGCTGAAGATTTACCTACAAAAAGAAACGAAATTGCTACTTTAATAGAACAAGGGATTAGAGAACAAATTGAAAATCTTGAAGGTAAACCTGTTAGTATTGAATCAGTTCAATTAAGAGAAATTGTTCTTCCTGTAAAAATTAAAGAACAAATTGAAAGAGTTCAAATAGCAAACCAAGAATCTGAAAGAGTAAGATACGAAGTTTTAAGAGCAAAACAAGAAGCTGAAAAAAGAGCTGCACAGGCAACTGGAGAAGCAGAAGCTAAAAGAATTGAAGCACAAGGTAGAGCGGATGCTGTAACTATTGAAGCAAAAGCACAATCAGAAGCGAATAAAGCAATAGCTCAATCTTTGACTCCAAATTTATTACATATGCAACAAATTGAAGTTCAAGGTAAATTCAACGAAGCACTTAGAGAAAATAAAGATGCGAAAATCTTCCTAACACCTGGTGGATCAACTCCAAATATTTGGGTTGACACAAAAGACAAATCAAGAGACACAGCTATAAATCAATAA
- the hisIE gene encoding bifunctional phosphoribosyl-AMP cyclohydrolase/phosphoribosyl-ATP diphosphatase HisIE, protein MEQVNKIDWEKMDGLIPVITQDATTNEVLMLAYMNKEALELTIKTNYAHYYSRSKQRLWKKGESSNHLQEIVNILVDCDNDTILLKVNQEGVACHTGRKSCFFTDLNTNETICDIQIDTSSAYGVIDTLYHTILEKKNDDPSKSYTAKLLQGKQNSMLKKIVEESGEFTFAIKDNDTEEIIYEAADITYHVLVALASKNISPDRVKQELARRFGISGIEEKNSRVEK, encoded by the coding sequence ATGGAACAAGTAAATAAAATTGATTGGGAAAAGATGGATGGATTAATTCCAGTTATCACTCAAGATGCTACTACAAATGAAGTTTTAATGTTAGCATATATGAATAAAGAAGCTTTAGAATTAACAATCAAAACAAACTATGCCCATTATTATAGTAGAAGTAAACAACGACTTTGGAAAAAAGGTGAAAGTTCAAATCACCTACAAGAAATCGTAAATATATTAGTAGACTGTGATAATGATACAATTCTTTTAAAAGTAAATCAAGAAGGTGTTGCTTGTCATACAGGAAGAAAATCTTGTTTCTTTACAGATTTAAATACTAATGAAACTATTTGTGATATCCAAATTGATACAAGTAGTGCATATGGTGTAATAGACACTTTATATCATACTATTTTAGAAAAAAAGAATGATGATCCAAGCAAATCTTATACTGCAAAACTTCTTCAAGGCAAACAAAATTCAATGCTTAAAAAAATTGTTGAAGAATCAGGTGAATTTACTTTTGCTATAAAAGATAATGATACTGAAGAAATCATCTATGAAGCAGCTGATATTACATATCATGTTTTAGTTGCACTTGCATCAAAAAACATAAGTCCAGATAGAGTAAAACAGGAATTAGCAAGAAGATTTGGGATTTCAGGAATTGAAGAAAAAAATTCAAGAGTAGAAAAGTAA
- a CDS encoding DeoR family transcriptional regulator, which produces MKSHDKIATRLALILNKFNSGEKFSINNLVEEFNVTKRTIQRDLSERLSYLPIKKENNLYYLEEYYLGKLNFDDIKNFAVLSGIKELYPSLQEDFLKNILDDTISKAYIIKGHNYEDVSDKTNEFKLVEESILSKTFINFTYNDKARIVKPYKLLTQLSHIENRKFPI; this is translated from the coding sequence ATGAAAAGTCACGATAAAATTGCAACTAGGTTAGCTCTAATATTAAATAAATTCAACTCAGGTGAAAAGTTTAGTATAAATAATCTAGTTGAAGAGTTTAATGTCACAAAAAGAACTATTCAAAGGGATTTATCGGAAAGACTTTCATATTTACCAATTAAAAAAGAGAATAATCTTTATTATCTTGAAGAGTATTATCTTGGGAAATTGAACTTTGATGATATAAAAAACTTTGCAGTTTTGAGTGGTATAAAAGAGTTGTATCCATCTTTACAAGAGGATTTCTTAAAAAATATCCTTGACGATACAATCTCTAAAGCCTATATTATAAAAGGGCATAACTATGAAGATGTAAGTGATAAAACAAATGAGTTTAAATTAGTTGAAGAATCAATTTTGTCAAAAACTTTTATTAACTTCACTTACAATGATAAAGCAAGAATAGTAAAACCATATAAGTTACTAACTCAACTTTCGCACATAGAAAATCGTAAATTTCCTATATAA